In the Helianthus annuus cultivar XRQ/B chromosome 11, HanXRQr2.0-SUNRISE, whole genome shotgun sequence genome, one interval contains:
- the LOC110889930 gene encoding G-type lectin S-receptor-like serine/threonine-protein kinase At4g27290 yields the protein MSMTLEECHTKCLQNYTCMAYANPDPSLGGRGCLLWFDDLLDIRLLPEGSGTGGDIFVRMASSELDSESIPRKKKEGAKIKIILPVIIPGVLVIGFISTCLCYARRKRNHTEPTGEGAILNTYKSQEEDMEQPLFSFSTIANATANFSPGNKLGEGGFGPVYKGTLEEGKYIAVKRLSKNSTQGINEFKNEVLCISKLQHRNLVKLLGCCIHGYEKLLIYEYMPNKSLDAYIFSNTQSVLLDWTKRFNIIKGIARGLVYLHLDSRLRIIHRDIKASNILLDQDMNAKISDFGLARSFGGNETEANTERVVGTYGYMSPEYALDGLFSIKSNVFSFGVLVLEIVSGKRNRGFIDPENEENLIGHVWNLYTQGRSMELIDASCADSCHPHEVIRLINVELLCVQKNAVDRPNMLSVVLMLDSEGELLQPKKPLFSMETKSPVANFSSKSYTGGSTVTEVDPR from the exons ATGAGCATGACTCTGGAAGAATGTCATACCAAATGCTTACAGAACTATACTTGTATGGCTTATGCAAATCCAGACCCCAGTCTTGGAGGAAGGGGCTGCTTGCTATGGTTCGATGACCTTCTGGACATCAGATTGTTACCCGAAGGCAGTGGTACTGGTGGAGATATTTTTGTTAGGATGGCTTCATCTGAATTAG ATTCTGAATCTATTCCTAGGAAGAAGAAGGAAGGAGCAAAGATTAAAATTATCTTACCTGTTATCATTCCAGGGGTTCTTGTCATAGGCTTCATCTCAACATGCTTGTGTTATGCACGGAGGAAAAGGAACCACACCGAACCAACAGGGGAAG GGGCAATCTTGAATACATATAAAAGCCAGGAAGAAGATATGGAGCAACCACTATTTAGCTTTTCTACAATTGCAAATGCCACTGCCAATTTTTCACCTGGCAATAAACTTGGAGAGGGTGGATTTGGACCAGTTTATAAG GGTACGCTAGAAGAAGGGAAATATATTGCAGTTAAACGACTTTCCAAGAATTCAACCCAAGGAATTAATGAGTTCAAGAATGAAGTCCTTTGCATTTCAAAACTTCAGCACCGAAATCTTGTGAAGCTTCTTGGCTGTTGCATACACGGATATGAGAAGCTGCTTATCTATGAGTACATGCCAAATAAAAGCTTGGACGCATATATTTTTA GCAATACTCAAAGCGTGCTTCTTGATTGGACAAAGCGTTTCAACATTATTAAAGGAATTGCTAGAGGACTTGTTTACCTGCATCTAGATTCAAGATTAAGAATCATCCACAGAGATATTAAAGCTAGCAACATATTACTAGATCAAGATATGAATGCTAAGATATCAGACTTTGGCTTAGCAAGAAGTTTTGGCGGAAATGAGACAGAAGCAAACACCGAGAGAGTTGTTGGCACATA CGGTTACATGTCCCCCGAGTATGCACTAGATGGCCTTTTCTCTATAAAGTCAAATGTGTTTAGCTTTGGCGTCTTGGTGTTGGAGATTGTGAGCGGGAAGAGGAATAGAGGATTTATCGATCCTGAAAATGAAGAAAATCTTATCGGACAT GTCTGGAATCTCTATACTCAAGGCAGGTCAATGGAATTAATCGATGCAAGTTGTGCTGATTCCTGTCATCCTCATGAAGTTATAAGATTAATCAATGTTGAGTTGTTATGTGTTCAGAAAAATGCAGTAGACAGGCCAAACATGTTATCTGTAGTTCTCATGTTGGACAGCGAAGGCGAATTGCTGCAACCTAAGAAGCCACTATTTTCCATGGAAACTAAATCTCCTGTTGCAAACTTTTCTTCAAAATCTTACACAGGGGGTTCTACGGTTACAGAAGTAGATCCTCGATGA